In a single window of the Patagioenas fasciata isolate bPatFas1 chromosome 22, bPatFas1.hap1, whole genome shotgun sequence genome:
- the LOC136111658 gene encoding feather keratin Cos1-1/Cos1-3/Cos2-1-like isoform X1: MKGPRISRADTRVSRRHKCQPKCLWHPVQVNLCPRDMSCCNPCVPCQPCGPTPLANSCNEPCVRQCQNSTIVIQPSPVVVTLPGPILSSFPQNTVVGSSTSAAAGSILSRDGVPINSGGFDLSCITSRYCGNRCRPC; the protein is encoded by the exons ATGAAAGGCCCAAGGATTTCCAGAGCAGACACACGTGTCAGCCGCAGGCATAAGTGTCAGCCCAAGTGCTTGTGGCATCCTGTGCAG GTGAACCTCTGTCCCAGAGACATGTCCTGCTGCAACCCAtgtgtgccctgccagccctgtggcccgaccccactggccaacagctgcaatgagccctgtgtcaggcagtgccagaacTCCACCATCGTCATCCAgccctcccccgtggtggtgaccttgcccggccccatcctcagctccttcccacagaacaccgttgtgggctcttctacctctgctgctgctggcagcatcctcagccgTGATGGAGTCCCTatcaactctgggggctttgacctctcctgcattaccagccgctactgtggCAACAGATGCCGACCCTGTTAA
- the LOC136111724 gene encoding feather keratin Cos1-2-like — MSMSENYYFHRGFLSLRQCRTPIKGSPTPGSLIQFSCLLLLGNQVNLCPRDMSCCNPCVPCQPCGPTPLANSCNEPCVRQCQSSNIVIQPSPVVVTLPGPILSSFPQNTVVGSSTSAAAGSILSREGVPINSGGFDLSCITSRYCGNRCQPC; from the exons ATGAGCAtgtcagaaaattattacttccacagagggttcctgagcctgaggcagTGCAGGACTCCTATAAAAGGCAGTCCAACTCCCGGCTCTCTCATCCAATTCTCTTGCCTCCTTCTCCTTGGGAATCAG GTGAACCTCTGTCCCAGAGACATGTCCTGCTGCAACCCGTGCGTGCcttgccagccctgtggcccaaccccactggccaacagctgcaatgagccctgtgtcaggcagtgccagagctccaaTATCGTCATTCAGCCgtcccccgtggtggtgaccctgcccggccccatcctcagctctttccctcagaacactgttgtgggctcctccacctccgctgctgctggcagcatcctcagccgTGAGGGAGTTcccatcaactctgggggctttgacctctcctgcattaccagccgctactgtggAAACAGATGCCAACCCTGCTAA
- the LOC139829611 gene encoding feather keratin Cos1-1/Cos1-3/Cos2-1-like — MCFTFNMSLPENYYFRSGSLCLRQCRTPIKGSPMLCSLIDFSCLLLLGNQVTLCPRDMSCCNPCLPCQPCGPTPLANSCNEPCCKQCQSSTIVIEPSPVVVTLPGPILSSFPQNTVVGSSTSAAVGSILSCEGVPINSGGFDLSCITSRYCGNRCRPC; from the exons ATGTGTTTTACGTTCAACATGAGCTTGCCAGAAAATTATTACTTCCGCTCAGGgagcctgtgcctgaggcagtgCAGGACTCCTATAAAAGGCAGCCCAATGCTCTGCTCTCTCATCGACTTCTCTTGCCTCCTGCTCCTTGGGAATCAG GTGACACTCTGTCCCAGAGACATGTCCTGCTGCAACCCGtgtctgccctgccagccctgtggcccgaccccgctggccaacagctgcaatgagccctgttgcaagcagtgccagagctccaccatcgtcattgagccctcccccgtggtggtgaccctgcccggccccatcctcagctccttccctcagaacactgttgtgggctcctccacctctgctgctgttggcagcatcctcagctgtgagGGTGTTcccatcaactctgggggctttgacctctcctgcattaccagccgctaTTGTGGTAACAGATGCCGACCCTGCTAA
- the LOC136111667 gene encoding feather keratin Cos1-1/Cos1-3/Cos2-1-like isoform X1 yields the protein MSLSENCYFHSGALGLVQCRAPIKGSPTLCSFDFSRLLLLGNQVTLCPRDMSCCNPCLPCQPCGPTPLANSCNEPCVRQCQSSNVVIQPSPVVVTLPGPILSSFPQNTVVGSSTSAAVGSILSCEGVPINSGGFDLSCITSRYCGNRCRPC from the exons atgagcttgtcagaaaattgttACTTCCACTCAGGGGCCCTGGGCCTGGTCCAGTGTAGGGCTCCTATAAAAGGCAGCCCAACTCTCTGCTCTTTCGACTTCTCTCGCCTCCTGCTCCTTGGGAATCAG GTGACCCTCTGTCCCAGAGACATGTCCTGCTGCAACccatgcctgccctgccagccctgtggcccaaccccactggccaacagctgcaatgagccctgtgtcaggcagtgccagagctccaaTGTCGTCATCCAGCCCTCTCCTGTGGTGGTGACTCtacccggccccatcctcagctccttcccacagaacaccgttgtgggctcctccacctctgctgctgttggcagcatcctcagctgtgagggagtgcccatcaactctgggggctttgacctctcctgcattaccagccgctactgtggCAACAGATGCCGACCCTGTTAA
- the LOC136111667 gene encoding feather keratin Cos1-1/Cos1-3/Cos2-1-like isoform X2, with protein MKALRISRGDTRQYRQKTQLRCWCTVSQVTLCPRDMSCCNPCLPCQPCGPTPLANSCNEPCVRQCQSSNVVIQPSPVVVTLPGPILSSFPQNTVVGSSTSAAVGSILSCEGVPINSGGFDLSCITSRYCGNRCRPC; from the exons ATGAAAGCTCTGAGGATATCAAGAGGTGACACACGACAGTACAGGCAGAAGACTCAGCTCAGGTGCTGGTGC ACTGTCTCCCAGGTGACCCTCTGTCCCAGAGACATGTCCTGCTGCAACccatgcctgccctgccagccctgtggcccaaccccactggccaacagctgcaatgagccctgtgtcaggcagtgccagagctccaaTGTCGTCATCCAGCCCTCTCCTGTGGTGGTGACTCtacccggccccatcctcagctccttcccacagaacaccgttgtgggctcctccacctctgctgctgttggcagcatcctcagctgtgagggagtgcccatcaactctgggggctttgacctctcctgcattaccagccgctactgtggCAACAGATGCCGACCCTGTTAA
- the LOC136111682 gene encoding feather keratin Cos1-1/Cos1-3/Cos2-1-like gives MSLSENYYFHKGYLSLRRCRTPIKGNPTLCSLIHFSCLLLLGNQVTLCPRDMSCCNPCVPCQPCGPTPLANSCNEPCVRQCQSSNVVIQPSPVVVTLPGPILSSFPQNTVVGSSTSAAAGSILSREGVPINSGGFDLSCITSRYCGNRCRPC, from the exons atgagcttgtcagaaaattattatttccacAAAGGGTACCTGAGCCTGAGGCGGTGCAGGACTCCTATAAAAGGCAACCCAACTCtctgctctctcatccacttTTCTTGCCTCCTTCTCCTTGGGAATCAG GTGACACTCTGTCCCAGAGACATGTCCTGCTGCAACCCAtgcgtgccctgccagccctgtggcccaaccccactggccaacagctgcaatgagccctgtgtcaggcagtgccagagctccaaTGTTGTCATCCAgccctcccccgtggtggtgaccctgcccggccccatcctcagctccttccctcagaacaccgttgtgggctcctccacctccgctgctgctggcagcatcctcagccgTGAGGGAGTTcccatcaactctgggggctttgacctctcctgcattaccagccgctactgtggCAACAGATGCCGACCCTGTTAA
- the LOC136111658 gene encoding feather keratin Cos1-1/Cos1-3/Cos2-1-like isoform X2: protein MSCCNPCVPCQPCGPTPLANSCNEPCVRQCQNSTIVIQPSPVVVTLPGPILSSFPQNTVVGSSTSAAAGSILSRDGVPINSGGFDLSCITSRYCGNRCRPC from the coding sequence ATGTCCTGCTGCAACCCAtgtgtgccctgccagccctgtggcccgaccccactggccaacagctgcaatgagccctgtgtcaggcagtgccagaacTCCACCATCGTCATCCAgccctcccccgtggtggtgaccttgcccggccccatcctcagctccttcccacagaacaccgttgtgggctcttctacctctgctgctgctggcagcatcctcagccgTGATGGAGTCCCTatcaactctgggggctttgacctctcctgcattaccagccgctactgtggCAACAGATGCCGACCCTGTTAA